A window from Myxococcus fulvus encodes these proteins:
- a CDS encoding cell envelope biogenesis protein TolA, with amino-acid sequence MSFLVIALAVGLAISLYFNLFGGAKQAALPSSSSASNNAPRVELEADHKAARARAEAELQRKQKELDENRNQLQEVKEQLKQTKRKVFEQKESDKGSNDLAKARAEVERNASIQLEQTRLELAQVLTENQRLKAESEGKGRRREPQAPAPVAAAPATPAPQIAAPAKEGESVVAAAVPVVPAAEAAREDRTPRRVIRELSEADKEKMDRLEQAANKDRLRAVELEKEVRRVKGRAETQQRVYTVTKHDLDLMKDKYKALEKRLNRTLLERDLMRRAIKDLEKKTGILAERTELTPEEMAASDQRTEETSRVRAESEAQAAAQQQAPEAPAATDSHAADGEAKSAQQA; translated from the coding sequence GTGTCGTTCCTGGTCATCGCCCTGGCAGTCGGGCTCGCCATCTCGCTGTATTTCAACCTCTTCGGCGGCGCGAAGCAGGCCGCGCTCCCGTCGTCCTCGTCCGCGTCCAACAACGCGCCCCGCGTGGAGCTGGAGGCCGACCACAAGGCCGCGCGCGCCCGGGCCGAGGCGGAGCTGCAGCGCAAGCAGAAGGAGCTCGACGAGAACCGGAATCAGCTCCAGGAGGTGAAGGAGCAGCTCAAGCAGACCAAGCGCAAGGTCTTCGAGCAGAAGGAGTCCGACAAGGGTTCCAATGACCTGGCCAAGGCCCGCGCCGAGGTGGAGCGCAACGCCTCCATCCAGCTGGAGCAGACCCGCCTGGAGCTGGCGCAGGTGCTCACCGAGAACCAGCGCCTGAAGGCCGAGTCCGAGGGCAAGGGCCGCCGCCGTGAGCCCCAGGCTCCCGCGCCCGTCGCCGCCGCCCCCGCCACGCCCGCGCCGCAGATTGCCGCCCCCGCCAAGGAGGGTGAGTCCGTCGTCGCCGCCGCCGTGCCGGTGGTGCCCGCCGCCGAGGCCGCGCGCGAGGACCGCACGCCCCGCCGCGTCATCCGCGAGCTGAGCGAGGCGGACAAGGAGAAGATGGACCGGCTGGAGCAGGCGGCCAACAAGGACCGCCTCCGCGCCGTGGAGCTGGAGAAGGAAGTGCGCCGGGTCAAGGGCCGCGCGGAGACGCAGCAGCGCGTCTACACCGTGACGAAGCACGACCTGGACCTGATGAAGGACAAGTACAAGGCCCTGGAGAAGCGCCTGAACCGGACGCTGCTCGAGCGCGACCTCATGCGCCGCGCCATCAAGGACCTGGAGAAGAAGACGGGCATCCTCGCCGAGCGCACCGAGCTCACCCCCGAGGAGATGGCCGCCAGCGACCAGCGCACCGAGGAGACCTCGCGCGTGCGCGCCGAGTCCGAGGCCCAGGCCGCCGCCCAGCAGCAGGCCCCCGAGGCCCCCGCCGCCACCGACTCGCACGCCGCCGACGGCGAGGCCAAGTCCGCGCAGCAGGCCTGA
- a CDS encoding MarR family winged helix-turn-helix transcriptional regulator, with translation MRRAIRRHLTEKLGARTSRPFNQLLALKGISEGARRQAALAERLLVDAPAASRLVDRLEEDGLVLRRAGEDRRCVRLELTAAGERELSYLVDALRELDGELGEYLPASEVTELQRLMGKLQEGLVTRQSGDGAPPTDGCE, from the coding sequence TTGCGTCGTGCCATCCGCCGCCACCTCACCGAGAAGCTGGGTGCGCGGACGAGTCGGCCGTTCAATCAACTGCTGGCGTTGAAGGGCATTTCCGAGGGCGCGCGGCGGCAGGCGGCGCTGGCGGAGCGGCTGCTGGTGGACGCGCCCGCCGCGAGCCGGCTGGTGGACCGGTTGGAGGAGGACGGGCTGGTGCTGCGGCGCGCGGGAGAGGACCGGCGCTGCGTGCGGCTGGAGCTGACGGCCGCGGGTGAGCGCGAGCTGTCCTACCTGGTGGACGCACTGCGGGAGCTGGATGGAGAGCTGGGGGAATACCTGCCCGCCTCCGAGGTGACGGAGCTCCAGCGGCTGATGGGAAAGCTCCAGGAGGGGCTGGTGACGCGGCAGTCCGGCGACGGCGCGCCTCCGACGGACGGGTGCGAGTGA
- a CDS encoding efflux RND transporter permease subunit, translating to MFVDFFIRRPVFAIVCSILLTLVGLIAIPTLPISQYPDLAPPQVTVTSTYVGASAEVVESAVTIPIEQELNGVEGMRYITSTSGNDGTSQITVTFEPTRDIEVAAVDVQNRVSRAASRLPSQVNQTGIVVNKASSQMLMTVALSSPDNRYDAQFLSNYADVNLKDAIKRVRGVGDVRIFGERKFSMRVWLDPTELARRKLTPMDVTRALQEQNLQVAAGQVGQPPSTEEQPYQIAVRARGRLVEPAEFGEIVLMRDPSGKAVRVKDVGRVELGAENYGTILRFNGRVGVGMGIFQLPTANALDVRDGVYRELDRLSEQFPPGMEYLTGTDTTLAVRASIHEVLQTLVEAIILVILVIFLFLHGWRSVLITAFTLPVSLVGTFAFVQLLGFSINTLTLFGLTLATGLVVDDAIVVIENIERLMAERGLSPRQAAREGMKEVSGAVIAISVVLVAVFVPVALFPGTTGAIYRQFALTIAASVALSTFCALTLTPALSARMLKHHHGEKWVFFRWVDKVLDATKAAYGRGLRAMLRHPVLVLLAFLACIGATVVLFKVAPTGFIPDEDQGYVIISVQGPEGMSLAQTEKVLVQVEEILKAQPEVRAMFAIGGFSMQGSGANMATVFSSLKPWEERPGEGSTVAALVERLRGPLSRIGGARVLPFQPPAIRGVGSVGGFQFIVEDVAGSRTLDELASATDDLVNKGNEGGQLRGVFTAFNANTPLLDVDVDRQKAKALGVPIEQIFGTMQVYMGSQYVNDFNYANRTYRVYTQAEQQFRDSPQDIGAFYVRSDSGDMIPLESLVKVTPTVSAQVIRHYNLFRSAEINGQPAPGVSSGQAIEAMEALAAQNLPQGMAAEWTGISLEQKESGGQTLIIFGLGILFVFLVLAAQYESFALPFVIILSVPLAIMGAVALQLLRGYANDVFCQVGLVMLVGLASKNAILIVEFAEQLREQGKSALDAVVEAAEVRLRPILMTSIAFLLGVVPLMLAQGAGAAARNSLGTAVFGGMLVSTIVNLIFIPGLYVLMQKLRGETSRRDASEDELPAPAHAP from the coding sequence GTGTTCGTCGACTTCTTCATCCGCAGACCCGTCTTCGCCATCGTCTGCTCCATCCTGCTGACGCTGGTGGGCTTGATTGCCATTCCCACCCTGCCCATCTCCCAGTACCCGGACCTGGCACCGCCGCAGGTGACGGTGACGTCCACGTACGTGGGCGCCAGCGCCGAAGTGGTGGAGAGCGCCGTCACCATCCCCATCGAGCAGGAGCTCAATGGCGTGGAGGGCATGCGCTACATCACCTCCACCAGCGGCAACGACGGCACCAGTCAAATCACCGTCACCTTCGAGCCCACGCGCGACATCGAGGTCGCCGCTGTCGACGTGCAGAACCGCGTCAGCCGCGCCGCCTCGCGCCTGCCCTCGCAGGTGAACCAGACGGGCATCGTGGTCAACAAGGCCTCCAGCCAGATGCTGATGACGGTGGCCCTGTCCAGCCCGGACAACCGCTACGACGCGCAGTTCCTCTCCAACTACGCGGACGTGAATCTCAAGGACGCCATCAAGCGCGTGCGCGGCGTGGGTGACGTGCGCATCTTCGGCGAGCGCAAGTTCTCCATGCGCGTGTGGCTGGACCCCACGGAGCTGGCGCGCCGCAAGCTCACGCCCATGGACGTGACGCGGGCCCTTCAGGAGCAGAACCTCCAGGTGGCCGCGGGACAGGTGGGCCAGCCGCCCTCCACCGAGGAGCAGCCGTACCAGATTGCGGTGCGCGCACGCGGCCGACTGGTGGAGCCGGCGGAGTTCGGTGAAATCGTCCTGATGCGCGACCCGAGCGGCAAGGCGGTGCGCGTGAAGGACGTGGGCCGCGTGGAGCTGGGCGCGGAGAACTACGGCACCATCCTGCGCTTCAACGGCCGCGTGGGCGTGGGCATGGGCATCTTCCAGCTCCCCACCGCCAACGCGCTGGACGTGCGCGACGGCGTGTACCGGGAGCTGGACCGCCTGTCCGAGCAGTTCCCCCCGGGCATGGAGTACCTGACGGGCACGGACACCACGCTCGCGGTGCGCGCCTCCATCCACGAGGTGCTCCAGACGCTGGTGGAAGCCATCATCCTGGTCATCCTCGTCATCTTCCTGTTCCTGCACGGGTGGCGAAGCGTGCTCATCACCGCCTTCACCCTGCCCGTCTCGCTGGTGGGCACGTTCGCCTTCGTGCAGCTCCTGGGCTTCTCCATCAACACGCTCACCCTGTTCGGCCTCACGCTGGCCACGGGCCTCGTCGTCGACGACGCCATCGTCGTCATCGAGAACATCGAGCGACTGATGGCCGAGCGGGGCCTGTCCCCCAGGCAGGCGGCGCGCGAGGGCATGAAGGAGGTGTCCGGCGCCGTCATCGCCATCTCGGTGGTGCTGGTGGCGGTGTTCGTGCCGGTGGCGCTCTTCCCGGGCACCACGGGCGCCATCTACCGCCAGTTCGCGCTGACCATCGCCGCGTCGGTGGCGCTGTCCACCTTCTGCGCGCTGACGCTGACGCCCGCCTTGAGCGCGCGCATGCTCAAGCACCACCACGGTGAGAAGTGGGTGTTCTTCCGCTGGGTGGACAAGGTGCTGGATGCGACGAAGGCGGCGTACGGCCGGGGTCTGCGCGCCATGCTCCGCCACCCGGTGCTGGTGCTCCTGGCGTTCCTCGCCTGCATCGGCGCCACGGTGGTGCTGTTCAAGGTGGCCCCCACGGGCTTCATCCCGGACGAGGACCAGGGCTACGTCATCATCTCCGTGCAGGGCCCGGAGGGCATGTCGCTGGCCCAGACGGAGAAGGTGCTGGTGCAGGTGGAGGAGATCCTCAAGGCCCAGCCGGAGGTGCGCGCGATGTTCGCCATCGGCGGCTTCTCCATGCAGGGCTCCGGCGCCAACATGGCCACCGTCTTCAGCAGCTTGAAGCCCTGGGAGGAGCGGCCCGGCGAGGGCAGCACCGTGGCGGCGCTGGTGGAGCGGCTGCGCGGGCCCTTGAGCCGCATCGGTGGGGCGCGCGTGCTGCCCTTCCAGCCTCCGGCGATTCGCGGCGTGGGCAGCGTGGGCGGCTTCCAGTTCATCGTGGAGGACGTGGCGGGCTCGCGCACGCTGGACGAATTGGCCTCGGCCACGGATGACCTGGTGAACAAGGGCAACGAGGGCGGGCAGCTTCGCGGCGTGTTCACGGCGTTCAACGCGAACACGCCGCTGTTGGACGTGGACGTGGACCGGCAGAAGGCCAAGGCGCTCGGGGTGCCCATCGAGCAGATCTTCGGGACGATGCAGGTCTACATGGGCAGCCAGTACGTCAACGACTTCAACTACGCCAACCGCACCTACCGCGTGTACACGCAGGCCGAGCAGCAGTTCCGCGACAGCCCGCAGGACATCGGCGCGTTCTACGTGCGCAGCGACAGCGGGGACATGATTCCGCTCGAGTCGCTGGTGAAGGTGACGCCCACGGTGTCCGCGCAGGTCATCCGGCACTACAACCTGTTCCGCTCGGCGGAGATCAACGGTCAGCCCGCGCCGGGGGTGTCCTCCGGTCAGGCCATCGAGGCGATGGAGGCGCTGGCGGCGCAGAACCTGCCGCAGGGCATGGCGGCGGAGTGGACGGGCATCAGCCTGGAGCAGAAGGAGAGCGGTGGTCAGACGCTCATCATCTTCGGCCTGGGCATCCTGTTCGTGTTCCTGGTGCTGGCGGCGCAGTACGAGAGCTTCGCCCTGCCGTTCGTCATCATCCTGTCGGTGCCGCTGGCCATCATGGGCGCGGTGGCGCTGCAGCTGCTCCGGGGCTACGCCAACGACGTGTTCTGCCAGGTGGGTCTGGTGATGCTGGTGGGCCTGGCCAGCAAGAACGCGATCCTCATCGTCGAGTTCGCCGAGCAGCTGCGCGAGCAGGGCAAGAGCGCGCTGGACGCGGTGGTCGAGGCCGCCGAGGTGCGGCTGCGTCCCATCCTGATGACGTCGATTGCGTTCCTGTTGGGCGTGGTGCCGCTGATGCTGGCGCAGGGCGCGGGCGCGGCGGCGCGCAACTCGCTGGGCACCGCGGTGTTCGGCGGCATGCTGGTGTCCACCATCGTGAACCTCATCTTCATCCCGGGCCTCTACGTGCTGATGCAGAAGCTGCGCGGCGAGACGTCCCGGCGTGATGCGTCGGAAGACGAGCTGCCGGCGCCGGCTCACGCGCCCTGA
- a CDS encoding HTTM domain-containing protein has product MTEQARGAARLWSWLLAPRDIAALVAFRVALGALITVSSVRFLAYGWVDVLFTGPRYHFTYWGFSWVPALPAPWMHALFAVLAVLGVLLSAGLFYRATTVLLFVAFSYVQLVDVSNYLNHYYLVSLLLGLLVFVPTHRAFSLDAWRKPALRSDTLPAWCTYLLRFQVTVVYVFAGLAKLTTDWLVHAQPLNIWLSARTSLPLVGPFLDERWVAYTAAWSGFLFDTTIVAFLLSRRLRPFAYVVVVGFHAATSVLFPIGMFPFIMVTAALVFFDSSWPRRIAARVHAWRSGTVAPVSVPALPAPVQPVTRLAWAGLAVAVVYGVLQVAMPLRTHLYGGNVLWHEQGMRFSWRVMAREKNGSATFVVTSPATGREWHVPPSDYLTRLQEREMSVQPDLILQLARHIARDFEARGLGPVEVRADVRVSLNGRAAQLLVDPDVDLARVEDGLAAKPWILPAPETPPVKLRPTWRAQVH; this is encoded by the coding sequence ATGACTGAGCAGGCCCGAGGAGCCGCGCGGCTCTGGAGCTGGCTGTTGGCGCCGCGGGACATCGCGGCGCTGGTGGCGTTCCGCGTGGCGCTCGGCGCGCTCATCACCGTCTCGTCGGTGCGATTCCTGGCCTACGGCTGGGTGGACGTGCTCTTCACGGGGCCGCGCTACCACTTCACCTATTGGGGATTCTCCTGGGTGCCGGCGCTGCCCGCGCCGTGGATGCACGCGCTGTTCGCGGTGCTGGCGGTGCTCGGGGTGCTGCTGTCGGCGGGGTTGTTCTACCGGGCCACGACGGTGCTGTTGTTCGTCGCGTTCTCGTACGTGCAGCTCGTCGACGTCAGCAACTACCTCAACCACTATTACTTGGTGAGCCTGCTGCTGGGGCTGCTCGTCTTCGTGCCCACGCACCGCGCCTTCTCGCTCGATGCGTGGCGCAAGCCCGCGCTGAGGAGCGACACGCTGCCCGCGTGGTGCACGTACCTGCTGCGCTTCCAGGTCACCGTCGTCTACGTGTTCGCGGGGCTGGCGAAGCTCACCACCGACTGGCTCGTGCACGCGCAGCCGCTCAACATCTGGCTGTCCGCGCGGACGAGCCTCCCGCTCGTGGGGCCGTTCCTGGACGAGCGCTGGGTGGCGTACACGGCGGCGTGGTCCGGCTTCCTGTTCGATACCACCATCGTCGCCTTCCTGCTGTCGCGCAGGCTGCGGCCCTTCGCGTACGTGGTGGTGGTGGGCTTCCACGCGGCGACGTCGGTGCTGTTCCCCATCGGGATGTTCCCCTTCATCATGGTGACGGCGGCGCTCGTCTTCTTCGACTCGTCGTGGCCTCGTCGCATCGCGGCGCGGGTGCATGCGTGGCGGAGCGGCACGGTGGCTCCGGTGTCCGTGCCCGCCCTCCCCGCCCCGGTTCAGCCCGTGACGCGGCTCGCGTGGGCGGGGCTCGCGGTGGCCGTGGTGTACGGCGTGCTCCAGGTCGCGATGCCGCTGCGCACGCATCTGTATGGCGGCAACGTGCTGTGGCACGAGCAGGGGATGCGCTTCTCCTGGCGGGTGATGGCGCGGGAGAAGAACGGCAGCGCGACGTTCGTGGTGACCTCGCCCGCCACCGGGCGTGAGTGGCACGTGCCGCCCAGCGACTACCTCACGCGGCTGCAGGAGCGCGAGATGTCCGTGCAGCCGGACCTCATCCTCCAGCTCGCGCGACACATCGCTCGCGACTTCGAGGCGCGGGGGTTGGGCCCTGTCGAGGTGCGCGCCGACGTGCGCGTGTCGTTGAACGGGCGCGCGGCGCAGCTGCTCGTGGACCCGGACGTGGACCTGGCGCGCGTGGAGGATGGGCTCGCCGCGAAGCCGTGGATTCTTCCGGCGCCCGAGACTCCGCCCGTGAAGCTGCGTCCGACGTGGCGCGCGCAGGTGCATTGA
- a CDS encoding efflux RND transporter periplasmic adaptor subunit, producing the protein MRRVRPLMALKMTVWSTALLMAAGCSGKSAAPAAPPPREVQVLTLSPSEVRDTGEYLGSLLSRQNITVLPQVAGYIRRIHVKPGQKVEAGATLLEVDSRTETAALDSAQAQQSSANINRELAKRTFARTEALYKEGLASAQELEQGRAQLEASEASARSAAAQVAQRQVQLQFHAVRAPFAGTVGDVLVRMGDFVGATTPLTTIAQADVLEVSVSLPSERARALKPDTQLEVLDAQGKVLLTSPLFFVAPQADPRTQLVEVKAAFQNTVGLRPSELVRSRIVYAKRDALQIPALAVVRLSGQPFAMVVQEKDGKTVVERRPITLGALGEMAYVIENGLKQGDRVAVSSLQALRDGMAVKVKSADSAPSTGAGAATAGSR; encoded by the coding sequence GTGAGACGGGTGCGCCCCCTGATGGCGCTGAAGATGACGGTGTGGAGCACGGCCCTGTTGATGGCGGCGGGTTGCTCGGGCAAGTCCGCGGCGCCCGCCGCGCCTCCGCCCCGCGAGGTGCAGGTGCTGACCTTGTCGCCCAGCGAGGTGCGGGACACGGGTGAGTACCTGGGCTCGCTCCTGTCGCGGCAGAACATCACCGTGCTGCCCCAGGTGGCCGGCTACATCCGCCGCATCCACGTGAAGCCCGGCCAGAAGGTGGAGGCGGGCGCGACGCTGCTGGAGGTCGACTCGCGCACGGAGACGGCCGCGCTCGACAGCGCGCAGGCCCAGCAGAGCTCCGCGAACATCAACCGCGAGCTGGCCAAGCGCACCTTCGCGCGCACGGAGGCGCTCTACAAGGAGGGCCTCGCCAGCGCGCAGGAGCTGGAGCAGGGCCGCGCGCAGTTGGAGGCCTCCGAGGCCTCGGCGCGCTCGGCAGCCGCGCAGGTGGCGCAGCGTCAGGTGCAGCTGCAGTTCCACGCCGTGCGCGCGCCCTTCGCGGGCACGGTGGGCGACGTGCTGGTGCGCATGGGTGACTTCGTGGGGGCCACCACGCCCCTGACGACCATCGCCCAGGCGGACGTGCTGGAGGTCAGCGTGTCGCTGCCTTCGGAGCGGGCGCGCGCGCTCAAGCCGGACACGCAGCTGGAGGTGCTGGACGCGCAGGGCAAGGTGCTGCTCACCAGCCCCCTGTTCTTCGTCGCGCCGCAGGCGGACCCGCGCACGCAGCTGGTGGAGGTGAAGGCCGCGTTCCAGAACACCGTGGGGCTGCGCCCCAGCGAGCTGGTGCGCTCGCGCATCGTCTACGCGAAGCGGGACGCGCTGCAGATTCCCGCGCTCGCGGTGGTGCGCCTGAGCGGCCAGCCCTTCGCCATGGTGGTGCAGGAGAAGGACGGCAAGACGGTGGTGGAGCGTCGCCCGATTACCTTGGGCGCGCTGGGTGAGATGGCCTACGTCATCGAGAACGGGCTGAAGCAGGGGGACCGCGTGGCGGTGTCCTCGCTGCAGGCCCTGCGTGACGGGATGGCCGTGAAGGTGAAGTCCGCGGACAGCGCCCCGAGCACGGGCGCGGGCGCGGCGACGGCGGGCAGCCGCTGA
- a CDS encoding TolC family protein, whose protein sequence is MSAPTVILLALVATSTPPESSPSVPPPQPFQTKVEDPMLAPVPPAQQQVRTWDEALTLVRERSTNLRSAEAGVQRAEGRWRQALASLLPNANARATAAHDLLNPDTAVGVFPSPALDGRTPTAPILGTLTASLTQSLVDVGAWRNLSSASAAERGAVASLQDTRRRLTLGLARTLVATVAAERAAELNRVGLLQALERAALTTRSFDLGASNQLDVVRVNQDVALARGSLVAGDEQLRRAREALGIALGFGHAVGVDPSFNLNGLMEEARQACTPLQDLESRPDLVAAKAQVDSARDSRRQASAGYLPTLGLASNLNGVTTDPGFGRFSTWTISAVIAVPLWEGGLRGGLVRERTGIERQAAETLEGNRRDVSVEVAQARRSVEVADALVKTASEARELADRTDRLTRRSFEVGRGSSLELVQSGAALRQAELALALREFEAVQARLDAFLTEARCDW, encoded by the coding sequence ATGTCCGCCCCCACCGTCATCCTCCTGGCGCTCGTCGCGACCTCGACGCCGCCCGAGTCGAGCCCTTCCGTCCCTCCGCCCCAGCCCTTCCAGACGAAGGTGGAGGACCCGATGCTGGCCCCCGTCCCTCCCGCCCAGCAGCAGGTGCGCACCTGGGATGAGGCCCTGACGCTCGTCCGGGAGCGCTCCACCAACCTGCGCTCCGCCGAAGCGGGCGTGCAGCGCGCCGAGGGCCGCTGGCGTCAGGCCCTGGCGTCGCTCTTGCCCAACGCGAACGCCCGGGCGACGGCGGCCCACGACCTGCTCAACCCGGACACCGCCGTGGGTGTCTTCCCCTCCCCGGCGCTGGACGGCCGCACGCCCACCGCGCCCATCCTGGGCACGCTGACGGCGTCGCTGACGCAATCGCTGGTGGACGTGGGCGCGTGGCGCAACCTCTCCTCCGCATCCGCGGCCGAGCGGGGCGCGGTGGCGAGCCTCCAGGACACCCGACGCCGGCTCACGCTGGGCCTCGCCCGCACGCTGGTGGCCACCGTGGCCGCCGAGCGCGCCGCGGAGCTCAACCGCGTGGGCCTGCTCCAGGCGCTGGAGCGCGCCGCGCTGACGACGCGCTCGTTCGACCTGGGCGCCAGCAACCAGTTGGACGTGGTGCGGGTGAACCAGGACGTGGCGCTGGCGCGCGGGTCGCTCGTGGCCGGGGACGAACAGCTGCGGCGGGCGCGCGAGGCGCTCGGCATCGCGCTGGGCTTCGGCCACGCGGTGGGCGTGGACCCCTCCTTCAACCTCAACGGGCTGATGGAGGAGGCGCGCCAGGCGTGTACGCCGCTCCAGGATTTGGAGTCCCGTCCGGACCTGGTCGCCGCGAAGGCGCAGGTGGACTCCGCGCGCGACAGCCGGCGTCAGGCGTCCGCGGGCTACCTGCCCACGCTGGGCCTGGCCTCCAACCTGAACGGCGTGACGACGGACCCGGGCTTCGGCCGCTTCTCCACGTGGACCATCTCCGCCGTCATCGCCGTCCCCCTCTGGGAGGGTGGCCTGCGCGGGGGGCTGGTGCGCGAGCGCACGGGCATCGAGCGCCAGGCGGCCGAGACGCTGGAGGGCAACCGCCGCGACGTGTCCGTCGAGGTGGCGCAGGCCCGGCGCAGCGTCGAGGTGGCGGACGCGCTGGTGAAGACGGCGAGCGAGGCGCGAGAGCTGGCGGACCGCACGGACCGGCTGACGCGACGTTCCTTTGAAGTGGGCCGCGGCAGCAGCTTGGAGCTGGTGCAGAGCGGAGCGGCCCTGCGCCAGGCGGAGCTGGCCCTGGCGCTGCGTGAATTCGAGGCGGTCCAGGCGCGCCTGGACGCATTCTTGACGGAGGCCCGGTGCGACTGGTGA
- a CDS encoding zinc metalloprotease HtpX — MAFTDTHETSRNGGGRPALHGGGGWHRLGNALKTTVLLAGLTALVLVIGQRLGGAQGLMFAGFFAVVMNFGSYWFSDKIALAIHGAQPLPYEQAPWLHQMVERLSARAGMPKPKVYILPTRAPNAFATGRSPKHAAVAVTAGIMEILDQRELEGVLAHEIGHVRNRDTLIGTVAATLAGIISYAAQMLFWFGGSMLGRSDDEEGGGIGGAFANLGLLLVAPIAATLLQLAVSRSREYGADATGAELSGDPDALADALLKMERGAEMMPYDRAPATSHLFIVNPLHKGGVMALFSTHPPIPERVRRLRAMSARAGGSRARGRGGWEYAY; from the coding sequence ATGGCTTTCACCGACACCCACGAAACTTCCCGGAACGGCGGCGGACGTCCGGCGCTGCACGGCGGCGGTGGGTGGCACCGCCTGGGCAACGCGCTCAAGACGACGGTGCTGCTCGCGGGCCTCACCGCGCTGGTGCTCGTCATCGGCCAGCGGCTGGGCGGCGCGCAGGGACTCATGTTCGCCGGCTTCTTCGCCGTGGTGATGAACTTCGGCTCGTACTGGTTCAGCGACAAGATCGCCCTGGCCATCCATGGCGCCCAGCCGCTGCCTTACGAGCAGGCCCCCTGGCTCCATCAGATGGTGGAGCGGCTGTCCGCCCGCGCGGGCATGCCCAAGCCGAAGGTCTACATTCTGCCCACGCGCGCGCCCAACGCGTTCGCCACCGGGCGCAGCCCCAAGCACGCCGCCGTCGCGGTGACGGCCGGCATCATGGAGATCCTCGACCAGCGCGAGCTGGAGGGCGTGCTCGCCCACGAAATCGGTCACGTGCGCAACCGCGACACGCTCATCGGCACGGTGGCGGCCACGCTCGCCGGTATCATCAGCTACGCGGCGCAGATGCTCTTCTGGTTCGGCGGCTCCATGCTCGGCCGGAGCGATGACGAGGAGGGCGGCGGCATCGGCGGCGCCTTCGCCAACCTGGGCCTGCTGCTGGTGGCGCCCATCGCCGCCACGCTGCTGCAGCTCGCCGTCAGCCGCTCGCGCGAGTACGGCGCGGACGCCACCGGCGCCGAGCTGAGCGGGGACCCCGATGCCCTCGCGGACGCCCTGCTCAAGATGGAGCGCGGCGCGGAGATGATGCCGTACGACAGGGCGCCGGCGACGTCGCACCTGTTCATCGTCAACCCGCTGCACAAGGGCGGCGTCATGGCGCTGTTCTCCACCCACCCGCCCATCCCCGAGCGGGTGCGCCGGCTGCGCGCCATGAGCGCTCGCGCGGGTGGCTCGCGAGCCCGGGGCCGCGGCGGCTGGGAGTACGCGTACTGA
- a CDS encoding 2-oxo acid dehydrogenase subunit E2, with the protein MAHLELRPKPRISSFRKLALGSWAAPYDPTVYGSLTVRMDRALAYMDAFQRGTGTRLTVTHLVLKALAVALRRCPDANAVLRFHRLYLRERATVAALMRDTSGGEARWSPVRVADADLKGLRDIVAELEAGPRDVAAASRGWRWVERMPGPLMRGFTRWVSFLAVTLNVDLSRFGLPRDAFGAAIVTDVGALGLDAAYLPLVPFTRAAVFLAPGAVREVAVVEQGRVVVGKVMSLNASIDHRFIDGFHAGVLANTLKELLEDPEAAFGPPG; encoded by the coding sequence ATGGCGCACCTGGAGCTGAGACCCAAGCCGCGCATCTCCAGCTTCCGCAAGCTGGCCCTCGGCAGCTGGGCGGCGCCATATGACCCCACCGTCTACGGCTCGCTCACGGTCCGGATGGACCGGGCGCTGGCCTATATGGATGCCTTCCAGCGGGGCACGGGGACGCGGCTGACGGTGACGCACCTGGTGCTCAAGGCCCTGGCGGTGGCGCTGCGCCGCTGTCCCGACGCGAACGCGGTGCTGCGCTTCCACCGGCTCTACCTGCGCGAGCGCGCCACGGTGGCCGCGCTGATGCGGGACACCTCGGGCGGGGAGGCGCGGTGGAGTCCGGTGCGGGTGGCGGACGCGGACCTCAAGGGCCTGCGGGACATCGTCGCGGAGCTGGAGGCGGGGCCGCGCGACGTGGCGGCGGCCTCCCGGGGTTGGCGGTGGGTGGAGCGGATGCCCGGGCCGCTGATGCGGGGGTTCACCCGGTGGGTGTCGTTCCTGGCGGTGACGCTCAACGTGGACTTGAGTCGCTTCGGGCTGCCCCGGGATGCGTTCGGCGCGGCCATCGTCACGGACGTGGGCGCGCTGGGGCTGGACGCGGCCTATCTGCCGCTGGTGCCCTTCACGCGGGCGGCGGTGTTCCTGGCGCCTGGCGCGGTGCGCGAGGTGGCGGTGGTGGAGCAGGGGCGGGTGGTGGTGGGGAAGGTGATGAGCCTCAACGCGTCCATCGACCACCGCTTCATCGACGGCTTCCACGCGGGCGTGCTGGCGAACACGTTGAAGGAGCTGCTGGAGGACCCGGAGGCGGCGTTCGGGCCTCCGGGGTGA